One Blastocatellia bacterium genomic window carries:
- a CDS encoding type II toxin-antitoxin system VapC family toxin, which yields MSVYVTDTHPLIWYASGKHGQLSKKVLAAFQAAWRGKTLIYVPVFVLWEIAMLLKVRCIALREPYGDWVEHLIAQRGFDLAPTDTRTITEAYAYPFPDPFDSVITATAKVMDLPLITKDETISDSQLVDIYW from the coding sequence GTGTCCGTTTATGTCACTGATACTCATCCTCTCATCTGGTATGCCTCCGGCAAGCACGGGCAACTGTCCAAGAAAGTCCTAGCTGCGTTTCAGGCGGCCTGGCGCGGCAAGACGCTGATCTATGTGCCCGTATTTGTGCTCTGGGAGATCGCGATGCTACTGAAAGTTCGGTGCATTGCGCTGCGGGAACCGTATGGCGATTGGGTCGAGCACCTGATCGCTCAACGGGGATTTGATTTGGCCCCGACGGACACCCGGACGATCACTGAAGCGTACGCCTATCCGTTCCCCGATCCGTTTGATAGTGTGATCACGGCAACAGCAAAAGTGATGGACTTGCCGCTGATCACCAAGGATGAGACCATCAGCGACTCCCAGTTGGTTGATATTTACTGGTAG